A stretch of Methanobrevibacter sp. YE315 DNA encodes these proteins:
- the cfbA gene encoding sirohydrochlorin nickelochelatase, which yields MSDKKTGILLLSHGSRLDDGEEVIKAYKEMYLEEFPDAIVEYGFMEIRKPGIQETIKTLTEQGDLEKIIVVPVFVAHGLHTKRDIPGLLGIESDFDEEEVSGHHHHHHDHDDHDDHEHHHGHHHHHHHDHDEEPVEFDGEIILTDPLGIDRRMYEIIKDRVSEYL from the coding sequence ATGTCTGATAAGAAAACCGGAATTTTACTTTTAAGCCACGGTTCCAGATTGGATGATGGTGAGGAAGTAATTAAAGCTTATAAAGAAATGTATTTAGAAGAATTCCCAGATGCTATTGTAGAATATGGTTTTATGGAAATTAGAAAGCCAGGTATCCAGGAAACCATTAAAACTTTAACAGAACAAGGGGATTTGGAAAAGATAATCGTTGTACCTGTATTTGTCGCACATGGATTACATACCAAAAGGGACATTCCAGGATTGCTTGGAATTGAAAGTGATTTTGATGAGGAAGAAGTATCAGGTCATCATCACCACCATCATGACCACGATGACCATGACGATCATGAACACCATCACGGGCATCATCATCACCACCATCATGACCACGATGAAGAGCCGGTTGAATTTGACGGTGAAATCATTTTGACCGACCCTCTTGGAATTGACAGGCGTATGTATGAAATCATTAAAGACAGAGTTTCAGAATATTTATAG
- the thiL gene encoding thiamine-phosphate kinase, producing the protein MTLKVSDIGEKELVRYIISNSSEITPDDTAVTPFFDSNLISTCDMLIQSRHFPQNMSFFDMGFKSVTVNVSDLSAMGATPFGFLLSIAIPKDLELDSFKEIIEGVLSACDYYSIPLIGGDTNEASEIIISGTALGLCDEPLMKDTYSLGDLVAVTGDLGLAALGFNLDVMDNIYVKKALKPIAKLKEGILIKEAGATSATDISDGLASELYEIKKDGFGFMIYEELLEISDEYKKLAKELNLDYLDLVMHVGEDFELVFTISKENLKKLSIDYKVIGEVTDSDVIELTLDNGYVERIRNKGYEHYVSE; encoded by the coding sequence ATGACCCTCAAAGTCTCAGATATTGGTGAAAAGGAATTAGTTAGATATATTATTTCTAATTCAAGTGAAATTACTCCGGATGATACTGCAGTTACTCCTTTTTTTGACTCTAATTTGATTTCAACATGCGACATGCTGATTCAATCCAGGCATTTTCCCCAAAACATGTCCTTTTTTGACATGGGATTCAAATCGGTCACAGTTAATGTAAGCGATCTTTCTGCAATGGGAGCCACTCCTTTTGGTTTTTTATTGTCAATAGCTATTCCAAAAGATTTGGAACTGGATAGCTTTAAAGAGATTATAGAAGGGGTATTGAGTGCCTGTGATTACTATTCCATTCCGCTAATCGGGGGAGATACCAACGAAGCGTCTGAAATCATAATTTCCGGAACAGCTTTGGGCTTATGCGATGAGCCATTGATGAAAGATACCTATTCACTGGGCGATTTGGTAGCCGTTACAGGGGATTTGGGTCTTGCCGCATTAGGATTTAATTTGGATGTTATGGATAATATTTATGTTAAAAAGGCATTAAAGCCGATAGCTAAACTTAAGGAAGGGATTTTAATTAAGGAGGCTGGAGCCACATCTGCCACAGATATTAGCGATGGCCTTGCCAGCGAACTTTATGAAATAAAAAAAGACGGTTTCGGCTTCATGATTTATGAAGAGCTTTTGGAAATTTCCGACGAGTATAAAAAATTGGCTAAGGAATTGAATCTTGATTATCTTGATTTGGTGATGCATGTTGGAGAGGATTTTGAGCTGGTTTTCACGATTTCAAAGGAAAATCTGAAAAAATTATCAATTGATTATAAAGTAATTGGTGAAGTGACAGATTCTGATGTTATTGAGCTGACATTGGATAACGGATATGTTGAAAGGATAAGGAATAAGGGTTATGAGCACTATGTTAGTGAATAG
- the amrS gene encoding AmmeMemoRadiSam system radical SAM enzyme, with product MLVNSNLYKKSSKSRKVRCEICANYCKIADGHFGVCRQHKNVNGELFDESYGIVSSLSPDPIEKKPLHHFLPSTFTYSIGGFGCNMTCLHCQNYMISHEYDKYSRGIKITPEAIVENALNYNCASIAWTYNEPTIHLPFNKKTSLLARKKNLKVIYVTNGYFSQKSVEEILTFVDAFNIDLKSMSPDFYKKVCGADLDVVLDNIRRVYMEGKHLELTNLIINDYNDSISEITQLCDFVVNELDNDVPLHFSRAFPYYKMNDIEPTRPDILYKAREIAIEKGIRNVHLGNI from the coding sequence ATGTTAGTGAATAGCAATCTTTACAAGAAAAGCTCCAAGTCTCGAAAAGTCCGCTGTGAGATTTGTGCAAACTATTGTAAAATAGCTGATGGTCATTTTGGAGTTTGCAGACAGCATAAGAATGTTAATGGGGAATTGTTTGATGAAAGTTATGGTATCGTTTCATCGTTAAGTCCCGATCCAATTGAAAAAAAGCCTCTTCATCATTTTTTACCATCCACGTTCACTTACTCAATCGGCGGTTTTGGCTGTAACATGACATGTTTGCATTGTCAGAACTATATGATTTCACATGAATATGATAAATATTCCAGGGGCATTAAAATAACTCCAGAGGCGATTGTGGAAAATGCTTTGAATTACAATTGTGCATCAATTGCTTGGACCTATAATGAACCTACGATACACTTACCATTCAACAAGAAAACTTCCTTGCTTGCCAGGAAAAAAAATTTGAAAGTCATATATGTTACCAACGGATATTTTTCCCAAAAGTCAGTTGAGGAAATACTGACATTCGTCGACGCATTCAACATTGACCTGAAATCCATGTCACCGGATTTTTATAAGAAGGTGTGCGGCGCAGATTTGGACGTTGTTTTGGACAACATCAGAAGGGTTTATATGGAAGGCAAACATTTGGAGCTCACAAACCTTATTATCAATGACTATAATGATTCAATATCTGAAATTACACAATTATGCGATTTTGTGGTTAATGAACTGGACAATGATGTACCTTTGCACTTTTCAAGGGCTTTTCCATATTACAAAATGAATGATATTGAGCCGACAAGGCCAGATATTTTATATAAGGCCCGTGAAATAGCCATTGAAAAAGGAATTAGGAATGTTCATTTGGGAAATATTTAA
- a CDS encoding flavodoxin domain-containing protein, with product MEIIVYGSQYGTTEEYAHELSEKTGIKAEKYSDIKDINKYDTIIYLGALYAGSVLGMKKTLSKISDATNKKIIVATVGLADPNDKENRDTIRQRIEKQLPDDIYNQTSIHCLRGGIDYSKLNFKHKTMMGFVYRRAKKLKEDKKNAEVKAIIETYDKKVSFIDFDSLNPIIDEIK from the coding sequence ATGGAAATTATTGTATATGGTTCCCAATATGGAACAACAGAAGAATATGCCCATGAATTATCTGAAAAAACAGGAATAAAAGCAGAAAAATACTCAGATATTAAAGATATAAACAAGTATGATACAATTATTTATCTTGGAGCATTATATGCAGGAAGCGTTTTGGGCATGAAGAAGACATTGAGTAAGATTTCAGATGCCACCAATAAGAAAATAATTGTTGCAACAGTGGGACTTGCAGACCCCAACGATAAAGAGAATAGGGACACAATAAGGCAAAGAATTGAAAAGCAATTGCCGGATGACATTTACAATCAGACAAGCATCCATTGTTTGAGGGGTGGAATAGATTATTCTAAACTTAACTTTAAGCATAAAACAATGATGGGTTTTGTTTATAGAAGAGCAAAGAAATTAAAAGAAGATAAAAAAAATGCTGAAGTAAAGGCTATAATTGAAACATACGATAAAAAAGTCAGTTTCATCGATTTTGATTCTTTGAATCCGATAATCGATGAAATTAAATGA
- a CDS encoding UbiD family decarboxylase — MNLNDKKVIEIEDELSCEFEVSKVLREYPKDTVIIKNVKGFDMPVVSGICNTREKIAKSINCEVSEITQKIIDAMENPMKVDKFTDFSEYDTLNIDLGKIPILTHYKRDGGAYITAGVVFARDPITGIQNASIHRMMVLDNKRLVIRIVPRNLYTYFQNAQEKGEDLEIAIAIGMDPAILLASTTSIPIDYNEMDVANAFKDGDLELIKCGELEVPQADIILEGKISVTETIAEGPFVDLTDTYDIIRDQPIINLTKMHIKKDNPAYHAIIPAGFEHKLLQGLPQEPRIFKSVKNAVPTVENVVLTEGGCCWLHSVISINKQTEGDGKNAIMAALSAHPSLKHCVVVDTDVNVFDAEDVEYAISTRVKGDRDIMIVPNVRGSSLDPVAESDGTTTKIGVDATKSLKTLEKFERVSFGE, encoded by the coding sequence ATGAACCTTAACGATAAAAAAGTAATTGAAATTGAAGACGAGCTTTCTTGTGAATTTGAAGTATCAAAAGTTTTAAGAGAATATCCTAAAGACACGGTCATTATTAAAAACGTTAAAGGATTTGATATGCCGGTCGTGTCCGGAATCTGCAACACAAGGGAAAAAATAGCCAAATCAATCAATTGTGAAGTATCCGAAATTACACAAAAAATTATTGATGCTATGGAAAACCCTATGAAAGTGGATAAATTCACAGATTTCAGTGAATATGACACATTAAACATTGATTTGGGTAAAATACCTATATTGACTCACTATAAAAGAGATGGCGGAGCTTATATCACAGCGGGAGTTGTTTTTGCCCGCGACCCTATAACCGGAATCCAAAACGCTTCAATTCATAGGATGATGGTGCTGGACAACAAAAGGCTTGTCATAAGAATCGTTCCAAGAAACCTCTATACTTACTTCCAAAACGCGCAGGAAAAAGGTGAAGACCTTGAAATTGCAATAGCTATAGGTATGGATCCGGCGATTTTGCTTGCAAGTACCACTTCAATACCAATTGACTATAACGAAATGGATGTTGCAAATGCATTCAAAGACGGTGATTTGGAACTAATTAAATGTGGGGAACTTGAAGTTCCACAAGCGGATATCATATTGGAAGGAAAAATTTCAGTTACAGAAACAATCGCTGAAGGGCCATTCGTAGATTTGACTGATACCTACGACATTATCAGAGACCAGCCAATCATCAATTTAACAAAAATGCATATTAAAAAGGACAATCCTGCTTATCATGCAATCATTCCAGCCGGATTTGAACATAAGTTATTGCAAGGACTACCTCAGGAACCAAGAATATTCAAATCCGTGAAAAATGCAGTTCCTACAGTTGAAAATGTCGTCTTGACTGAAGGAGGCTGTTGCTGGTTGCATTCAGTTATTTCCATCAACAAGCAGACTGAAGGTGACGGTAAAAACGCAATAATGGCTGCATTGTCAGCGCACCCTTCACTTAAGCATTGCGTTGTTGTAGATACTGACGTGAATGTTTTTGACGCTGAAGACGTTGAGTATGCAATTTCTACACGTGTTAAAGGTGACAGAGACATTATGATTGTCCCAAATGTCAGAGGTTCTTCACTTGATCCGGTAGCTGAAAGTGATGGAACAACAACTAAAATAGGTGTAGATGCTACCAAATCTTTAAAAACATTGGAAAAATTCGAAAGAGTTAGCTTCGGTGAATAA
- the purE gene encoding 5-(carboxyamino)imidazole ribonucleotide mutase, which yields MTPKIMIILGSGSDIAIAEKSMNILEKLEIPYSLKIASAHRTPDLVREIVQQGTDAGIKVFIGIAGLAAHLPGSIAAYTPRPVIGVPVDVKTGGVDALQSIAQMPYPSPIATVGIDRGDNAAILAAQFIAIHDEEVREKIINLRKGYAEKVKDSNEEIVQNIEKKYLQNDFLRIKNLEIKEIEYDETQSDCKNKDADVAIIVGRQTDVITAKKIEVILDRLKISHDTKVVCPIRSTKKFTNYVKSMSNAKIFIGVSSNSSQVTGGIVGLTDRPVIGVPCTNENGDDYILTTVNMPPGVPVATVGINNGKNAAVLAGEILSINDPTITELLGKLKDKKINL from the coding sequence ATGACACCAAAGATAATGATTATTCTTGGAAGTGGATCAGATATTGCTATTGCAGAAAAAAGTATGAATATATTGGAAAAACTTGAAATTCCATATAGCTTAAAAATTGCATCTGCACATAGAACCCCTGATTTGGTTCGTGAAATTGTTCAACAAGGTACTGATGCCGGAATTAAAGTTTTTATTGGAATTGCGGGATTGGCCGCTCATTTGCCAGGTTCCATTGCCGCATATACACCAAGACCTGTCATTGGCGTTCCAGTTGATGTTAAGACTGGCGGTGTTGATGCATTGCAATCAATTGCCCAAATGCCATATCCTTCACCAATCGCTACAGTTGGAATCGACAGGGGAGACAATGCCGCAATATTGGCCGCCCAATTTATTGCTATCCATGATGAAGAAGTGCGTGAAAAAATAATTAATCTAAGAAAGGGATATGCAGAAAAGGTTAAAGACAGCAATGAAGAAATCGTCCAAAATATTGAGAAAAAATATCTTCAAAACGACTTTTTAAGAATAAAAAATCTTGAAATAAAAGAAATAGAATATGATGAAACACAATCAGATTGCAAAAACAAGGATGCGGATGTTGCAATCATTGTTGGAAGGCAAACTGATGTGATTACAGCCAAAAAGATTGAAGTAATATTGGACAGGCTTAAAATTTCCCATGACACAAAAGTTGTTTGCCCAATCAGATCCACAAAAAAATTCACAAATTACGTTAAATCCATGTCAAACGCCAAAATATTCATTGGAGTCAGTTCAAACTCATCCCAAGTCACTGGAGGAATAGTGGGCTTGACAGACAGGCCGGTGATTGGAGTTCCATGTACCAATGAAAATGGTGACGATTATATTCTTACAACCGTTAACATGCCGCCAGGTGTCCCTGTTGCAACTGTTGGAATAAATAACGGTAAAAATGCTGCAGTTCTTGCTGGTGAAATTCTTTCTATAAATGACCCAACAATCACAGAACTTCTTGGAAAATTAAAAGACAAAAAAATTAACCTATAG
- a CDS encoding glycosyltransferase: MYWFLVILTFLLAGIKTQKPKKYQKVSVIIPAYNEEDTVAAVVDVVKNVSFVDEIIVVNDGSSDRTEQEALNAGAIVINHEVNKGKGEALKTGYKEAECDIIAFIDADIYNLTSKKVEAMIKPILEGKTDITKTKFSRASGRVTELTAKPLLNFFFPEISFEQPLSGQFAAKKEVLKRINFESDYGVDVGIVIDADVLGITIMEVDIGAIEHDMSPLSDLNLMANEVVRTIINRANKYGRVVMIDDIGYFIRMSIVGLSLIILGLFTIFFVKFVPLAIGVIITIVGIVLAIYYIIKVVVKSLVMFKKTPRGNLLKSFIKIHFPLIISIIVLLLMISTFIGAAHFENGVLSIEPNSRNLIIYADNTPRDDTISVRGPYTVDIAIENESDQIRMPSDAMMSLGVRANDTIQIDDAVYTINETRPGETDILRVPLEVKDSLNIEAGDVIQNSRLKEKFAGSLITHSNHLVNNTTITEMFFIVSKDTPAYNYEIIVDNASMLNSSGIFKLNDTYNVLIDGQQVSTIYFKEKLSSTFNHDNHEVKIIFKNTNSTSIKSFATENRGNFLNIVI; this comes from the coding sequence GTGTATTGGTTTCTAGTAATTCTTACTTTTTTACTTGCGGGCATAAAAACTCAAAAGCCAAAAAAATATCAAAAGGTTTCAGTAATCATTCCCGCATACAACGAAGAGGATACAGTAGCTGCAGTTGTGGATGTAGTTAAAAACGTTTCCTTCGTTGATGAAATCATTGTAGTCAATGATGGCTCATCTGACAGAACCGAGCAGGAAGCTTTAAATGCCGGAGCTATTGTAATCAATCATGAAGTAAATAAGGGAAAGGGTGAAGCTTTAAAAACAGGATATAAAGAAGCTGAATGTGATATCATCGCTTTTATTGATGCTGACATTTATAATTTAACTTCAAAAAAGGTTGAAGCGATGATTAAGCCTATTTTGGAAGGAAAAACCGATATTACAAAAACTAAATTTTCCCGTGCAAGTGGTCGTGTAACTGAACTTACTGCAAAGCCCCTGTTGAATTTCTTTTTCCCAGAAATTTCATTTGAACAGCCATTGAGCGGTCAGTTTGCGGCTAAAAAAGAAGTTTTAAAAAGAATTAATTTTGAAAGCGATTATGGTGTGGATGTAGGTATTGTTATTGATGCTGATGTTTTGGGAATCACAATAATGGAGGTCGACATCGGTGCAATTGAACACGACATGTCCCCACTTTCAGATTTGAATTTAATGGCAAATGAGGTTGTAAGAACTATTATAAACCGTGCTAATAAATATGGTAGGGTTGTAATGATCGATGACATCGGTTATTTTATTAGAATGTCTATTGTTGGTTTATCATTAATCATTTTGGGATTGTTTACAATATTTTTCGTAAAATTTGTTCCGTTGGCCATTGGAGTTATCATTACCATAGTAGGTATTGTATTGGCGATTTACTACATTATCAAAGTAGTTGTCAAATCACTTGTCATGTTTAAAAAGACTCCGCGCGGAAATCTGCTTAAGTCATTTATTAAAATTCATTTTCCATTGATTATTTCAATTATCGTATTGCTGTTAATGATTTCAACATTCATTGGAGCGGCTCATTTTGAAAACGGTGTTTTGTCAATTGAACCTAACTCAAGAAATTTAATCATATACGCTGACAATACACCAAGAGACGATACAATTTCTGTAAGAGGACCATATACTGTTGATATAGCTATTGAAAACGAATCAGATCAAATACGTATGCCTTCGGATGCAATGATGTCACTGGGTGTAAGAGCCAATGACACTATACAAATCGATGATGCTGTATATACAATCAATGAAACAAGACCTGGCGAGACTGATATTTTAAGAGTACCTCTTGAGGTTAAGGATTCATTAAATATCGAAGCGGGGGATGTTATTCAAAACAGTCGTTTAAAAGAGAAATTCGCCGGATCGTTAATCACACACTCAAATCATCTTGTTAACAATACCACAATTACAGAGATGTTTTTCATCGTATCCAAAGATACACCAGCATATAATTATGAAATAATTGTTGATAATGCATCTATGCTCAATTCTTCAGGTATTTTCAAGTTAAACGATACATATAATGTTTTAATTGATGGACAGCAAGTTTCCACCATTTATTTCAAAGAAAAATTATCTTCAACATTCAATCATGACAATCATGAGGTTAAGATAATATTTAAGAATACAAATTCAACTTCGATAAAGTCATTCGCCACAGAAAACCGAGGCAATTTCCTGAATATAGTGATTTAA
- a CDS encoding glycosyltransferase yields the protein MNKNYVTNKSFNKPSYYKENINKNPLFARYIFLDNISKENESKKRFISENPIIKPPNYDELTVVIPFRAADDEKRNKNLKTVVNYLKFIGVKHIIISEEDDYSKVEKFIKEDPNTFEDIKLVFTESSELFCKSIAINEGVKNCNTEYIAISDSDVLIPKDIFNESLSLIASFFDFLYPFNRMVKQIYGYVDYTNVDFDSVDSEVETRINADGGFFFCRKSSFFNIGGYNTAYTGWGGEDNDFCLRITFSDYNIIRLNNPLYHLYHDKERPRRTNTRLLIDIYNSSKFDFHNLTKLNNLDVLINQNEDLYRNSIKFRDDVVYPDVSNYLISVIIPVYNCEFFYIDRCITSLKKQTIGFENIEVILVDDASTHQPSIDLIKNYAEKYNNIKTIFLDFHLGAGAARNAGIKAATTEYITFLDHDDYYVNDICEIAYNNMENENIDMLITNYIDSEDLNGTGWDYLKIKGNKKLINKYDELIDIFRIAPSTGTTTFRKKFLLKNKLQYKHIKAGEDLVFNQETLFHASGILLINTPSIVFSYRHNTNKDFASRSLDYEKNTLSAFIDAYYESFKLFRKYAPDYTHYALSSLNNWITEKLLKSNLSFNDFLNLTIEVRELAIHYVHNKKVDKPKKCLDLYELIVKGEFNQAYDLYKKLI from the coding sequence ATGAATAAAAATTACGTGACAAATAAATCATTCAATAAACCAAGTTATTATAAAGAAAACATTAATAAAAATCCTTTATTTGCAAGATATATATTTTTAGATAATATATCTAAAGAAAACGAATCCAAAAAGAGATTTATTTCAGAAAATCCTATAATTAAACCACCAAACTATGATGAATTAACAGTAGTAATACCATTTCGTGCAGCTGATGATGAAAAAAGAAATAAAAATTTAAAAACAGTAGTGAATTATTTAAAATTTATAGGGGTTAAACACATTATCATTTCAGAAGAGGATGACTATTCTAAAGTAGAAAAATTTATTAAAGAAGATCCAAATACTTTTGAAGATATTAAACTGGTATTTACAGAATCAAGTGAATTATTCTGTAAATCAATTGCAATTAATGAAGGAGTAAAAAATTGTAATACAGAATATATTGCTATTTCAGATAGTGACGTATTAATTCCAAAAGACATTTTTAATGAATCTCTATCTCTCATTGCCTCCTTTTTTGATTTTCTTTATCCTTTTAATAGAATGGTTAAACAAATTTATGGTTATGTAGATTATACTAATGTTGATTTTGATAGTGTAGATTCAGAAGTAGAAACTAGAATAAATGCTGATGGAGGATTCTTTTTTTGCAGAAAATCATCATTTTTTAATATTGGAGGTTATAACACTGCCTATACAGGATGGGGTGGTGAAGATAATGACTTTTGTTTACGCATTACTTTTTCCGATTATAATATTATTAGACTAAATAATCCTTTATATCACTTATACCACGATAAAGAACGCCCTAGAAGGACAAATACTAGATTATTAATTGATATTTATAATTCATCAAAATTTGATTTTCATAATTTAACAAAATTAAATAATCTTGATGTTCTTATTAATCAAAATGAAGATCTTTACAGAAATTCAATAAAGTTTAGAGATGATGTTGTTTATCCTGATGTATCTAATTATCTAATTTCTGTTATTATTCCAGTATATAACTGTGAATTCTTTTATATTGATCGCTGCATAACTTCTTTGAAAAAACAAACTATCGGATTCGAAAACATTGAAGTTATACTAGTAGATGATGCGTCAACACACCAACCATCGATAGATTTAATAAAAAATTATGCTGAAAAATATAATAACATCAAAACAATATTTCTCGATTTCCATTTAGGAGCAGGAGCTGCAAGAAATGCTGGAATAAAAGCTGCAACAACAGAATACATAACATTTCTAGACCATGATGACTATTACGTGAATGATATATGCGAAATAGCCTACAACAACATGGAAAACGAAAATATTGATATGCTAATAACAAATTATATAGATTCAGAAGATTTAAATGGAACAGGATGGGATTATTTAAAAATTAAAGGAAATAAGAAATTAATTAACAAATACGATGAACTAATAGATATATTTAGAATAGCTCCTTCAACTGGAACAACAACCTTTAGAAAAAAATTTCTGCTTAAAAACAAGTTACAATATAAACATATCAAAGCAGGGGAAGATTTAGTATTTAATCAGGAAACATTATTCCATGCATCTGGCATTTTATTAATTAATACACCATCTATTGTATTTTCTTATAGGCATAATACTAATAAAGATTTCGCTTCACGTTCATTAGACTACGAAAAAAATACGTTAAGTGCATTTATTGATGCATATTATGAAAGTTTTAAATTATTTAGAAAATATGCGCCAGATTACACACATTACGCATTGTCTTCGTTGAATAATTGGATAACTGAAAAACTATTAAAATCTAATTTATCTTTTAATGATTTTTTAAATCTCACAATTGAAGTTAGAGAACTAGCAATCCACTATGTTCATAATAAAAAAGTTGATAAGCCAAAAAAATGTTTAGATTTATATGAACTAATAGTAAAAGGTGAATTTAATCAAGCATATGACCTTTATAAAAAATTAATTTAA
- a CDS encoding glycosyltransferase family A protein produces MINNDKLSPRREAPFFNLKSNSELLNVYIHLEASTKESYSMDQFISCNPKINKPDYDKLTVIIPVRYSEDNDEAMENFYIILQYLEYIGVKHIIISEEDDYSKMNEIFNKWEDKFDDISLLFTQSHDEFNKPNAINEAIKKCITPIVAIMDYDVLVPKNSFDQSLSLVDSFYDFVYASNNYVKKINNKIELINDFNFENIKTNDNYELNYSNILFCKKEHLMKLGAYNTSFKKDYYFDEELLLRIILSESTLFYVNDYSYKLKSINSTSKNDLQHLINQYNLLIYNNLDVLINQNEDLYRNSIMFRDDVYPDTSNYLISVIIPVYNCEFFYIDRCITSLKKQTIGFENIEVILVDNASTHQPSIDLIKKYGEKYNNIKTIFLDIHSGAGAAINTGIKATTTEYITFLDQEDYFINNICEIAYNNMENEYGDMLITNFINLHNNNAKSQNWKFLNLNNKEKTLINCFKDLDVFKISPITGNKFYRKKFLLKNNLKYDNFKMGHQELFNEKTLFKAKNIKIIDEISVITELKNSIDKNFKSATLKYTKQDLIDYIHVMDECYKLYLINFSRDRRTSTIATKLNYFINELVNVSLSRQDMKIIIDESYDLFKIIKDKPYLISKKNTPIFNSFITKNYEEAFSIYNDLLK; encoded by the coding sequence ATGATAAATAATGATAAATTATCTCCAAGAAGGGAGGCGCCTTTTTTTAACTTAAAATCTAATTCTGAATTACTTAATGTGTACATTCATCTAGAAGCATCTACGAAAGAAAGTTATTCAATGGATCAGTTTATCTCTTGTAACCCAAAAATTAACAAACCAGATTATGATAAATTAACAGTTATTATTCCTGTAAGATATTCTGAAGACAATGATGAAGCAATGGAAAATTTTTATATTATTTTACAATATTTAGAATATATTGGAGTTAAACACATTATCATTTCTGAAGAAGATGATTATTCTAAAATGAATGAAATATTTAACAAATGGGAAGATAAATTTGATGACATTTCTTTATTATTCACTCAGTCACATGATGAATTCAACAAACCAAATGCAATAAATGAAGCAATTAAAAAATGTATCACACCAATTGTTGCTATTATGGATTACGATGTATTGGTTCCTAAAAATTCATTTGATCAATCACTTTCATTAGTTGATTCTTTTTATGATTTTGTTTATGCTTCAAACAATTATGTTAAAAAAATAAATAATAAAATAGAATTAATAAATGATTTTAATTTTGAAAATATTAAAACAAATGACAATTATGAGTTAAATTACTCAAATATCCTATTTTGTAAAAAAGAACATCTTATGAAACTTGGAGCATATAATACTTCATTTAAAAAAGATTATTATTTCGATGAAGAGTTATTATTACGAATTATATTATCTGAATCAACACTGTTTTATGTAAATGATTACTCTTATAAATTAAAATCCATAAATTCTACTTCAAAAAATGATTTACAACATTTAATAAATCAATACAATTTATTAATATATAATAATCTTGATGTTCTTATTAATCAAAATGAAGACCTTTACAGAAATTCCATAATGTTTAGAGATGATGTTTATCCAGATACATCTAATTATCTAATTTCTGTTATTATTCCCGTATATAACTGCGAATTCTTTTATATTGATCGCTGCATAACTTCTTTGAAAAAACAAACAATCGGATTCGAAAACATTGAAGTAATACTAGTAGATAATGCATCAACACACCAACCATCGATAGACCTAATAAAAAAATATGGTGAAAAATATAATAACATCAAAACAATATTTCTCGATATCCATTCAGGAGCAGGGGCTGCAATAAATACTGGAATAAAAGCGACAACAACAGAATACATAACATTTCTAGACCAAGAGGACTATTTCATAAATAACATATGCGAAATAGCCTACAACAACATGGAAAACGAATATGGCGATATGCTAATAACAAATTTCATAAATTTGCATAACAACAACGCAAAAAGTCAAAATTGGAAATTTTTAAATTTAAATAATAAAGAAAAAACCCTGATAAATTGTTTCAAAGACCTGGATGTTTTTAAAATCTCTCCAATCACAGGAAATAAATTTTACAGAAAAAAATTTTTACTAAAAAATAATCTAAAATACGATAATTTTAAAATGGGCCATCAAGAACTTTTTAATGAAAAAACCTTATTTAAAGCAAAAAATATAAAAATAATTGATGAAATCTCAGTTATTACTGAATTAAAAAATAGTATTGATAAAAATTTCAAATCAGCAACATTAAAATATACAAAACAAGACTTAATTGATTATATTCACGTGATGGATGAATGCTATAAATTATACTTAATCAATTTCAGTAGAGACAGAAGGACAAGCACAATAGCAACTAAATTAAATTATTTTATAAACGAATTAGTAAATGTTAGTTTAAGTCGGCAAGATATGAAAATAATTATTGATGAAAGTTATGACTTATTTAAAATTATTAAGGACAAACCATATTTAATTTCTAAAAAAAATACTCCTATTTTTAATTCATTCATAACAAAAAATTATGAGGAAGCCTTTTCAATTTATAACGATTTATTAAAGTGA